The following proteins are co-located in the Spirosoma montaniterrae genome:
- the mtaB gene encoding tRNA (N(6)-L-threonylcarbamoyladenosine(37)-C(2))-methylthiotransferase MtaB: MQDICLIVKKVAFYTLGCKLNFSETSTLARLMEQQGYERVEFNQQPDIFIINTCSVTDNADKKCRKIVREAQKINPDGYVAILGCYAQLKPQEIAEIPGVDAVLGAAEKFRLHELMPTFEKVPTGQPAQVFNSPIEHAIDYHASYSLNDRTRTFLKVQDGCDYPCAYCTIPLARGKSRSDTVANVVAAAREIAARGRSAGAVKEIVLTGVNIGDFGLINGERQETFFDLIRALDDVQGIERFRISSIEPNLLTDEIIAFVAQSKRFVPHFHVPLQSGSNKVLSLMRRRYKRELYAERVAKIKELMPHACIGVDVIVGHPGETNELFLETYQFLNELPVSYLHVFTYSERANTTALTIKPVVPGNVRADRSKMLHILSDKKRRAFYESQVGRDAVVLFEEDIQDGERRTGLMQGFTENYVRVVAKYDPLLINETLPVHLSAVNADGLMEVEELHPTPTPPR; this comes from the coding sequence TTGCAGGATATTTGCCTGATCGTGAAAAAAGTAGCTTTCTATACACTCGGCTGTAAACTGAACTTTTCCGAAACGTCGACCCTTGCCCGCCTGATGGAGCAGCAGGGCTACGAGCGCGTGGAGTTCAACCAGCAGCCCGATATTTTTATCATCAACACCTGCTCTGTGACCGACAACGCCGACAAAAAATGCCGGAAAATTGTTCGGGAAGCGCAGAAGATTAATCCCGATGGCTACGTAGCCATTCTGGGTTGTTATGCCCAACTGAAGCCGCAGGAAATTGCGGAGATTCCGGGCGTTGATGCGGTGTTGGGAGCCGCCGAAAAATTCCGGCTGCACGAGTTGATGCCAACGTTCGAGAAAGTGCCGACCGGCCAGCCCGCGCAGGTGTTCAACTCGCCCATCGAACACGCCATTGATTATCACGCCAGCTACTCGCTTAACGACCGCACCCGCACGTTCCTGAAAGTGCAGGACGGCTGCGATTACCCCTGTGCCTATTGTACAATTCCGCTGGCTCGGGGCAAAAGCCGTTCCGATACGGTTGCCAACGTCGTGGCAGCCGCCCGCGAAATTGCAGCTCGTGGGCGGTCCGCCGGTGCGGTAAAGGAAATTGTACTCACGGGCGTTAACATTGGCGATTTTGGCCTGATTAATGGCGAAAGACAGGAAACGTTTTTTGACCTGATTCGGGCTTTAGACGACGTACAGGGCATTGAACGGTTCCGCATTTCGAGCATTGAGCCAAATTTGCTCACCGACGAAATCATTGCCTTTGTGGCGCAATCGAAGCGATTTGTGCCGCATTTTCATGTGCCGCTACAATCAGGTAGCAATAAAGTGCTGAGCCTGATGCGCCGACGCTACAAACGCGAACTCTACGCCGAGCGCGTTGCCAAAATCAAGGAACTGATGCCTCATGCCTGCATTGGCGTTGATGTGATTGTGGGCCACCCCGGCGAAACAAACGAGCTTTTCTTAGAAACATACCAGTTCCTGAACGAACTACCCGTATCGTATCTGCACGTGTTTACCTACTCCGAACGTGCCAACACAACCGCCCTGACTATCAAGCCCGTTGTACCCGGCAACGTCCGTGCGGACCGCAGTAAAATGCTGCACATCTTATCGGACAAAAAACGCCGGGCCTTCTACGAATCGCAGGTAGGCCGCGACGCCGTTGTGCTGTTTGAAGAGGATATTCAGGACGGCGAGCGTCGCACCGGATTGATGCAGGGTTTCACCGAAAACTACGTTCGTGTGGTTGCCAAATACGACCCGTTGCTTATTAATGAAACCCTACCCGTGCATCTGTCGGCAGTAAACGCCGATGGGCTAATGGAAGTGGAAGAACTGCACCCCACCCCAACCCCTCCCCGTTAG